From the Paucidesulfovibrio longus DSM 6739 genome, the window GGCTGTGGTGGACGGTGAAATACGAAGATGTTTACCCCAAGGCGTATTCCGATGGGATCGAGCTATATCATGGCCTGACACGGTATTTTCACTACTACAATGAGGAACGCAGACATTCGTCGTTGGACAAGAGGACTCCAGCGGATGTATACAGGGGCAGTTTCAATGTTCATTGACTTGGCTCGTATCCGTTGTTCCGCTCCGCCCTCGGCCCTTCGGGCCGCCCCTACGGGGACGGGCTACGCTCCACAACGGATACGGCAAATCGCCTCCTCGGAGGCTCGAAC encodes:
- a CDS encoding integrase core domain-containing protein, translating into MKYEDVYPKAYSDGIELYHGLTRYFHYYNEERRHSSLDKRTPADVYRGSFNVH